A genomic segment from Malus domestica chromosome 05, GDT2T_hap1 encodes:
- the LOC139196098 gene encoding uncharacterized protein produces the protein MHKNKLTKSHKYAPITVEDPLAFWKALRNKYNYQTTVILPRARYDWTHLRIQNFKSMAEYNSALFRITSQMKLCGDTITEEMLLEKTFSTFHASNMLLQQQYRARGFTEYNQLISVLLVAEQNNELLMKNHNSRPTGSASFPEVNVVSLERNTISSGGNNYKRERGHKRGR, from the coding sequence atgcacaagaacaagctcactaagtcgcataaatatgctcctatcacggttgaagatccgttagctTTCTGGAAGGCCTTGAGAAACAAATACAATTaccagacaacggtgattcttccaagagctcgctatgactggactcacctaaggatccagAATTTCAAGTCAATGGCTGAGTACAATTCGGCTTTAttcagaattacctctcagatgaagctttgtggggatactattactgaggagatgttattggaaaagactttcagcacatttCATGCCTCTAACATGCTCCTGCAACAACAGTATAGAGCGCgaggcttcactgaatacaaccagctgatatctgtgctcctggtagctgaacagaacaatgagctcctgatgaaaaaccataattcccgacctactggatcagcatcgttcccagaagtgaatgttgTTTCCCTTGAAAGGAATACCATATCCTCCGgtggcaataattacaaacgagAACGTGGCCACAAGCGAGGCCGGTAG